The Deltaproteobacteria bacterium DNA segment GTCACTGGGGTTGTCTCTCATTTTTGGGGTCCTGAAACTGGTAAACTTCGCCCATGGGGAATCCCTTATGATTGGGGGATACCTCTATTATTTTCTAGCGAGTTTTTTTATCTCACTTGGCTTTGGTCTACCTCTGCCTCTGGCCTTGCTTGCCACAATACCCGGGGTTTTCATTTTCGGTGTGGTGCTCGAAAAATTATTGCTCAAGCCTGCATACCAAAAAAGAATGGCGCGCTACGATGAATACGTCATTCTGGTCACCTTTGCCCTGGGCATTTTCTTGCAGAACCTGGCCCTGCCTATTTTCGGTCCTTACAACCGCCAGCCACCAGCTATTTTAAAAGGACGCATAAAATTCGGCGATTTGATCATAGCTGGAGATCGCCTGACCGCTGCCTTGATTGCCTTCATTGTGATAGGTCTTTTGTTGTTTTTTCTACACAAGACATATACAGGGAAAGGCCTTCGGGCCGTGGCGCAAAACCCCAACGCAGCCTCCATACATGGCATCAGTGTTGCCAAGATGCGCAGTATGGCATTTGGCCTGGGCATGTCTCTTGCCGGTATTGGCGGGGCGCTGCTCGGGCCTATTTTTCTGGTAAATCCGGTGATGGGAGTCCCTTTTGCGGTGAAAGCTTTTGTGATTGTCGTACTCGGTGGCATGGGATCTGTCAAAGGAACGATCATCGGAGCCTACATCCTGGCGATCGTGGAGAACTTTGGCTCAATTCTACTGCCTGATCCTTCGCGGGCTCTCGCCTATAAAGACGCTTACGGGCTTTTGCTGTTGATTCTCACATTGTTGATCCGGCCCCAGGGGCTTTTCGGGGAAAGTGAGAGGCGCGCATGAAACGTGTCGCAGTGTGTGCGCTATTGATTTACGCAGTCTTTTTCCCATTCCTGTTCAAAGATTATTGGCTATATGTTGCTATTATCGGACTCTACTACGCGATATTAGCGACTTCATGGTCCATGCTCGCCGGCCAAGTAGGGATTATTTCTTTTGCCCACGCCGCCTTCGCTGGAGTAGGCGCATACACTTCAGCTATTCTGGTCATAAGGCTCCAGGTGCCCATACCCCTGTCGATTATTGCTGGAAGTTGTGCGGCAGCCGTATTCGGGTTGGGCATCGGCGCCCTTACTCTCAGGATGAGAGGAGCCTATCTTGCTTTGACAACGCTTGCCTTTTCTGAAATTTTCCGAATTTTTCTTACTGCAGAATATGAACTCACCCGGGGGTCTTATGGTCTGAGGGTCCCACTTATTTTTAATGGCGATAAACGGGTTTGCTATTTTATAGGGTTAATTCTCCTCATTTTTACCATAGGCAGTTTATTTCTTGTCCTGCGCTCAAAACTTGGTCTTTTTTTGCTAGCAATGAGGGAAGATGAAGACGGGGCAGCAACCCGCGGGGTGAACACCACGTATTATCGGCTGATTGCCTTTGTTATTACCAGCGCTTTTGCTGGACTCGCCGGTGGCTTCTATGCTCATGTAATAGGCCTGGTCAGCCCTCGGATGACAATGATCGGAGAAATGGGCTTGATTCTGGCGATGAGCGTCTTCGGAGGCATAGAATCTTTGCTTGGCTCAGCCCTCGGGGCCATGGTCCTCCAGGTTCTCACCGAGTACTTGCGTGCCTTCGCGGAATGGAGGCTGGCTATCTTCGGTGCTCTGGTGTTGCTCACTCTGAGATTCATTCCGCAAGGTATCCTGCCGTGGCTTGTGGATCTGGTGGAT contains these protein-coding regions:
- a CDS encoding branched-chain amino acid ABC transporter permease, which translates into the protein MKRVAVCALLIYAVFFPFLFKDYWLYVAIIGLYYAILATSWSMLAGQVGIISFAHAAFAGVGAYTSAILVIRLQVPIPLSIIAGSCAAAVFGLGIGALTLRMRGAYLALTTLAFSEIFRIFLTAEYELTRGSYGLRVPLIFNGDKRVCYFIGLILLIFTIGSLFLVLRSKLGLFLLAMREDEDGAATRGVNTTYYRLIAFVITSAFAGLAGGFYAHVIGLVSPRMTMIGEMGLILAMSVFGGIESLLGSALGAMVLQVLTEYLRAFAEWRLAIFGALVLLTLRFIPQGILPWLVDLVDQVWSGKPKVMRSGQR
- a CDS encoding branched-chain amino acid ABC transporter permease translates to MLLLAQLINALVIGTLYALMSLGLSLIFGVLKLVNFAHGESLMIGGYLYYFLASFFISLGFGLPLPLALLATIPGVFIFGVVLEKLLLKPAYQKRMARYDEYVILVTFALGIFLQNLALPIFGPYNRQPPAILKGRIKFGDLIIAGDRLTAALIAFIVIGLLLFFLHKTYTGKGLRAVAQNPNAASIHGISVAKMRSMAFGLGMSLAGIGGALLGPIFLVNPVMGVPFAVKAFVIVVLGGMGSVKGTIIGAYILAIVENFGSILLPDPSRALAYKDAYGLLLLILTLLIRPQGLFGESERRA